ccctactccttcttttcatgaaactagacatagcCAACGCTTGCGATggttcttatgttttagcctccaaaacATTCTATGTTTAGTCCTTGGCATCTTCTGATAGGAGGAGAACAAGGCCCTGCTTGAAACAATGGAGAGGTATGGGAGGTTAGCCCTTGTAACTTGCAGGAAGcatggtggcgtagtggttagaatgcagctttgttgttagttgcaaagtcgtgtccgacccatcgcggccccatggacaatgttcctccagcctTCTGGTCCTCTAccgtcccctggagtccattaaagctcacgcctactgcttcagtgactctatcgagccacctcgttctctgccgtccccttcttcttttgccctcaatcgttcccagcattaggctcttctgcagtgagtccttccttctcattaggtggccaaagtatctgagtttcctcttcaggatctggccttctaaagagcagtcaggattgatctcctctaggactgattggttGGATCACCTTTCAGTCCGAGGGACTTGCAGGAGCAGGCTAATtttgccgactgccaggagtttgatcctgactggctcaaggttgactcagccttccatccttctgaggtgggtagaacgaggacccagattgttgggggcaagaggctgactctgtaaaccacttatagagggctgtaaagcaccatgaagctgtatataagtctaagtgctgttactATAATTCCCATAATCAGGAAGAATTAGACCAATGAGACTAATTCATTGTTCTAATTACTCTAATTATACTACTAGCAGCTGAGTTAGCTTTTCATAACAAAAAGGTCAGAAGGTTGTCTGTTATCTTACAAACTACCAGATGCGTCATCACCTAAGCTTTTATTAGATGATCTCCTGTGATGTACATTAGACTTGAATCAGGCACACGGGTCAAGGATTTGCCTACAACCCAGATATAACTTTTTCCCAGACTGTTTCttcagatcagtggttctcaacctttaaatgctgcgacccctttaatacaattccccacgatgtggtgaccccaaccgtaaaattattttcgttttgaatttattgcggctgaagccgtattggctagcgatctgaactagggccgtggatagctcaggctgtaaggagcctgttattagaacacagtagcctgcaattactgcaggttcgagcccggcccaaggttgactcagccttccatcctttataaggtaggtaaaatgaggacccagattgttgggggggcaataagttgactttgtaaatatacaaatagaatgagactattgccttatacactgtaagccgccctgagtcttcggaaaagggcgggatataaatataaataaaaaaaaaaaactgcttgcgattgccttgaggacggaggcattaaagcggagactcctcccctattaagtttatggcgcctgaagccagattaggctagcgattgggagtgattgcagctggcttgagagggagagatcaaagcaaagatttctctcttttttaattgatcatgcctgaagccgaattcggctagcgatttgaagagcctgcagttggcttgtggagtcaaccattggagcgcgattctttgactcgcaagtatactttccatatttccgatggtcttaggcgacccctggcaaatcgtcattcgacacCCCCCaaaggggtcgcgacccacaggttgagaaccgctgctttagatTCTATCCAATTTCTTTCTCCTCTACCCCTCACATATCTTCTTCAAGCTGAAGACATAAAGGACCATGTCATTGGATGAGAAATACATAGCAATtacagaagaggaggaagaggagaaggaagaggaggaagacatcCAGGAGGCAGCGGCCTCAATTGTTGGCGGAGTGATCAAAGATGCCGTGGACAAAGTCGTAGCCCTGAAGAAGGAAGAGGCAGGTAACTCCAAGGTAGACGCGGAGGTGTCAGGGCTTTGGTGTCCGATTAGGCTCTGATTTGTACTCTTCTCATCAACTTTAGGGGCCATATACAAAATACGAAATATTGCCTGGATGAGGTGCACAGATTTCACCATCGGAAAAGGTCTGTTGCAGATTGAGGACTATATGAAAGTAAGTTGCATGTTCAATGTCTACGGAGTTcatccgtcatccaggtcagaggtggtattcagcaggttctgaccagttctggagaaccagtagcggaaattttgagtagttcggagaaccggtagtaaaaattctgactggccccaccctcatctgttctctgcctcccgagtcccagctgatcgggaggaaatggggatttttgcagtaaccttccccctggagtggggaaggaatggagattttacagaatccttcccctgccacgcccaccaagccacacccactaaaccacgcccacagaaccagtagaaatttttttttgaaatgcaccactgatccaggtcatggttgttcgaaaggtactttttcttttcttttcgtttTTGTCCAAGAGGCAACTGACAATTTTCAGCAGGTAAGACGGAAAAGCCAAGGAGGTTTTAGGACTCTTCCATCTAAACATCCATAAGTCTATTCATCCTTGCAGACCTGGGAGCTTCACGAAAGTTGGCTACACTGGAGCAACTATCTCAACAACGAGGAACTCCAGTATAGCACCCGGTACTATTATCGAGTCCGCTGGAGCATCCCGACATGCAGGAAGCCCATCCCTCGAGCCACAGCCTGCGTCTATTTCGTCATTGAGATCTCCAAAATCAAACCCAGGGTGAGTATTTTgaggtcctctttttttttttaattttttttaaatttgcatttatatcccgtccttctccgaagactcagggcggcttacactatgtcaagcaatagtcttcattctatttgtatatttatatacaaagtcaacttattgcccccaacaatctgggtcctcattttacctaccttataaaggatggaaggctgagtcaaccttggacctagtgggactagaacctgcagtaattgcaggcagctgctgttaataacagactgcattagcagtttgAGCCACATAGGCCTCTTGGGAGACGATGAAGCCCAGCTGCGATGAAGTCATGTCAGGGATGCTCTCTAAAACCcacgaaccaggggtgaaattaaaaaatttcccccaccagttctgtgggcgtggctcattggggaggtcatgtgactgggtgggtgtggccaactcaacatcactcacatcgaggggctcctccccggccccacccctcccagccactccttgtcgcgaatggcaggaaaatggggaggggaatattcctgcctaccatccttcccttagTCTGTGcggagattgaggaatggatgacaggcagaaaaatccccttccccattttcttgcctttcacaaaaaacggctccattccagctgcttcccgtccccctcccccctggggACTACcctaaagggacaggctgcagcagctccgttctggatggagggagaaaagttagcattctctctactgcatttaacattgaattctgcggCAGAGAGAacgctaacttttctccctccgttcacaatggagctgctgccgcctttatagcagaaattttgagtagttcggagaaccagtagtaaaaattctgactggccccacccccatctattctctgcctcccaagccccaggaggaaatggggattttgcagtaacttcccactggattggggaaggaatggagatattacagtatccttcccctgccacgcccaccaagccatacccacagaaccggtagtaaaaaaatctgaaacccaccactgcctcaactGTAGCTGTCAATTGAAGATCACTTATATTTGATAGAATTCCAATCACTGTTAACCCCAGTCAGGATACAGATCAGAAATTCAGCAATTATCCAAGAGGAAACAAATGGATATTTCTCCAGATGGTTGCATCTTTGCTTAAGAATAAGAAGGAAATGCTTGCTATTGATTTTTAGGCGTAACTAATATACATAAAATATAGTTTGTTAGCGTCTTGAAGACTTAGCCATT
This region of Ahaetulla prasina isolate Xishuangbanna chromosome 11, ASM2864084v1, whole genome shotgun sequence genomic DNA includes:
- the AKAP14 gene encoding A-kinase anchor protein 14 → MSLDEKYIAITEEEEEEKEEEEDIQEAAASIVGGVIKDAVDKVVALKKEEAGAIYKIRNIAWMRCTDFTIGKGLLQIEDYMKTWELHESWLHWSNYLNNEELQYSTRYYYRVRWSIPTCRKPIPRATACVYFVIEISKIKPRTLPIEVFFVVETNKLIHRPGKTRFKEKWLKDVIESKIVMMETVDF